The Schistocerca nitens isolate TAMUIC-IGC-003100 chromosome 7, iqSchNite1.1, whole genome shotgun sequence genome contains a region encoding:
- the LOC126195270 gene encoding mitochondrial potassium channel-like, with translation MAVALRRGTIVSELFRIKARRPIVYLYKALSNTQPAISVVTEKHESLLTRKLTDLVKWYEEVTGMDEVRRAQTRVLEAEEKFIAAQERRREANKAVTEIQTQLKDIHAALDSTTRGEDRYVQLITQEHQILKEERKLMTEFQQLEREEREYFSMLSSAVKESHEQERAQAEKTKYWSIIGSIIGTVIGVVGSSVNNRLKMKELRTLITDSVANNNSVGLRAEILPKYEEELSSVIDKLKTVASLSDVEGIQQLKDMVNKLNDVTRAERHKYVGKTDVITDALNKQTVIIEKKLQEIKSTIPVSHIPTSEFANDKITVVTIENEQQLQRQQRTTQLLIVGSAILVITVPHLLKYVGLV, from the coding sequence ATGGCTGTCGCTCTACGTAGAGGTACTATTGTCAGCGAATTATTCAGGATAAAGGCAAGAAGACCTATAGTTTATTTATATAAAGCTTTATCAAACACTCAGCCAGCGATCAGTGTAGTAACAGAGAAGCATGAAAGTCTGTTGACACGTAAATTAACAGACCTAGTGAAGTGGTATGAAGAAGTAACTGGAATGGATGAAGTCAGGCGAGCGCAAACTAGGGTACTTGAAGCTGAAGAAAAGTTTATAGCCGCACAGGAAAGGAGGAGAGAAGCAAACAAAGCTGTAACAGAAATTCAAACCCAACTGAAGGATATACATGCTGCCTTGGATAGTACCACAAGAGGAGAGGATCGTTATGTTCAGCTAATCACACAAGAACATCAAAtactgaaggaagaaaggaaactAATGACTGAATTTCAACAGTTAGAGAGGGAAGAGAGAGAATACTTTTCCATGCTTTCTTCAGCGGTTAAGGAAAGTCATGAACAAGAGCGAGCacaagctgaaaaaacaaaatactGGTCAATAATTGGTTCCATTATTGGAACAGTAATTGGAGTTGTTGGGAGCTCAGTTAATAATAGATTAAAAATGAAGGAATTGCGGACATTGATAACAGATTCTGTTGCAAATAATAATAGTGTAGGGCTTCGTGCAGAAATCTTGCCAAAGTATGAGGAGGAGCTGTCTAGTGTTATTGATAAACTGAAAACTGTGGCATCACTTTCAGATGTTGAAGGGATCCAGCAGTTGAAAGATATGGTTAACAAACTGAATGATGTAACACGAGCTGAACGCCATAAATATGTTGGTAAGACAGATGTTATTACAGATGCTTTGAACAAACAGACAGTAATTATAGAAAAAAAATTGCAGGAGATAAAATCCACAATACCTGTGTCTCACATACCGACTTCGGAATTTGCAAATGACAAAATCACTGTTGTCACCATtgaaaatgaacagcaactacaaaGACAGCAGCGTACAACACAATTACTAATTGTTGGATCAGCTATCCTTGTTATAACTGTACCTCACTTGCTTAAATATGTAGGACTTGTGTAA